A window of Pseudomonas guangdongensis contains these coding sequences:
- a CDS encoding ATP-binding protein, with translation MKPILQTCIPRPDIIAGSFNPEIFTASLSQVLDAYSGKGTSTDNIYTDAGLFFTQATFPTEGLRRVVRDVFGRLSGDNSLPAIHRLETSFGGGKTHTLISLVHLAKRGSSIAEVAKEVIEAEFLLPEGSVDIVGIACDEMPVIEPSGEEILPYTLWGELALRLGGENFYRENLKEVTSTAFPGKYFLERLFGTRKVLIMMDELAQYATRYEAAHLGGGDQIGAFLMGLLGYARTHSGISVVVTLASQQDAFRQQTGMLAGVLQQTLGRAVDTDEAEALAEKAGKAILSVVSRDATTTVPVRATEISRVLARRLFVSIDHSAAQETAQAYMAMYQKSGAQLPDQASRADFEQVITNNYPFHPSFISFLTNKLSTVQNFQGTRGVLRVLAMAIRSLWKKNTKLALVHTCHIDLANPDVADEVVGRTGASDLITVLNADVGGADSGSLELGASVAQALDKKNPHPLEFPLYEWTWKVVFLHSLVGRGEGLSSNLFGVSYSEALFETAMPDMTPAQVETALKAIADEAYYLRDNEGRFYAHTDPTEARIVSTIKQGISPDAVGEHLAIVSRKVVTHNSPTFVVAQDVSQPEDIPDKTDRPVLAIVRLDANRIDAEAMITSCGGNTPRLHQNYVFLLVPETVQIKGETWNEDRTNKARYRIERLEDLTRTVLAMRRLDHKPEDFGMTAAKLVESGFKSKLRERELALQTAVSQAYEAIYFPGASGATTKKMIKQAGGEGGQSVDAEILRVLSGEGEMVTMEKATTSEMLILLGQMFFHLSQTPSIEQIRSQLAQNRRWPILEQKNVLDTLLRAGVERGQWCLYRFTSAEDQKPAEFYSRDTGALPMDLNLSQAGWKLVSVQGALQRGWNPQAEPAPEQVEQWVAQAMQLKPHTKVADVLAAVKQQHGEIKDSTILTAIDNAVQKAKVYTYTPTESNDPVPAGEGTAPDLVYGSNAYFHKTSVNDILITPAEASEYGWVEPEDTRFTAQGKQLAEVLHANLRKLGSLYAKGANTRIDLLRMSGLELPEGGKINIDLVKVSPKEMKLLAELFEVLGDLTKQGSETQAQIDIHQVPESCAFFDLVKHTNE, from the coding sequence ATGAAGCCGATTTTGCAGACCTGCATCCCCCGTCCCGACATTATCGCGGGATCGTTCAACCCGGAGATTTTCACGGCTTCGTTGAGCCAGGTACTGGATGCCTACTCAGGAAAGGGTACCAGCACGGACAACATCTACACCGATGCCGGCCTGTTCTTCACTCAGGCAACCTTTCCGACGGAGGGTTTGCGGCGGGTTGTTCGGGACGTGTTTGGTCGCCTTTCTGGTGATAATTCCCTCCCGGCCATCCACCGACTGGAAACTTCCTTTGGTGGTGGTAAGACCCATACGCTGATTTCCCTGGTTCACCTCGCCAAACGTGGTTCGAGCATTGCGGAGGTAGCCAAGGAGGTCATCGAGGCCGAGTTTCTGCTCCCGGAAGGCAGTGTCGACATCGTCGGTATCGCCTGCGATGAGATGCCGGTCATCGAGCCCAGCGGTGAGGAGATCCTTCCCTATACCCTGTGGGGGGAACTGGCCCTGCGTCTGGGGGGCGAAAACTTCTACCGGGAAAACCTCAAGGAAGTCACCTCAACGGCCTTCCCTGGCAAGTACTTCCTAGAGCGTCTCTTCGGTACCCGCAAGGTACTGATCATGATGGACGAGTTGGCGCAGTATGCGACTCGCTACGAGGCCGCTCATCTAGGCGGTGGTGATCAGATCGGCGCTTTCCTGATGGGGCTGCTGGGTTATGCCCGTACCCACAGCGGCATTTCGGTAGTGGTCACGCTGGCCAGTCAGCAGGATGCCTTCCGTCAGCAAACCGGCATGTTGGCAGGTGTTCTGCAACAAACGCTTGGGCGCGCTGTGGATACCGACGAAGCCGAAGCTCTGGCCGAGAAGGCTGGCAAGGCCATCCTCAGTGTCGTTTCGCGTGATGCCACCACGACCGTACCGGTACGTGCGACCGAAATTTCCCGAGTGCTGGCTCGTCGCCTGTTTGTCTCCATCGACCACAGTGCCGCTCAGGAGACTGCGCAGGCCTACATGGCGATGTACCAGAAGAGTGGTGCTCAGCTGCCAGACCAGGCAAGCCGTGCTGATTTCGAGCAAGTCATCACCAACAACTACCCCTTCCATCCCAGCTTCATCAGCTTCCTGACCAACAAGCTGTCCACCGTCCAGAACTTCCAGGGCACTCGTGGCGTCCTGCGTGTTTTGGCCATGGCCATCCGTAGCCTCTGGAAGAAGAACACCAAGTTGGCCCTGGTGCATACCTGCCATATCGATCTGGCGAACCCCGATGTAGCAGACGAGGTGGTTGGGCGGACAGGTGCATCAGACCTGATCACCGTTCTCAACGCCGATGTGGGGGGCGCCGACAGCGGTAGTCTTGAGTTGGGGGCTTCGGTTGCCCAGGCGCTGGACAAGAAGAATCCACACCCGTTGGAGTTCCCTCTCTACGAGTGGACCTGGAAGGTCGTGTTCCTGCATAGCCTCGTCGGGCGTGGAGAGGGTCTCTCCTCCAACCTGTTCGGCGTCAGTTACTCCGAAGCACTGTTTGAAACGGCTATGCCGGATATGACTCCTGCCCAGGTAGAGACGGCGCTCAAGGCCATCGCAGACGAAGCCTACTACCTTCGAGATAACGAAGGCCGTTTTTACGCCCATACCGATCCGACCGAGGCGCGGATCGTCAGCACCATCAAACAGGGCATTAGTCCGGATGCGGTGGGGGAGCACCTGGCCATCGTCAGCCGCAAGGTGGTCACCCACAATAGCCCGACCTTCGTGGTAGCGCAGGACGTGTCGCAGCCCGAGGACATTCCCGACAAGACCGACCGACCGGTGCTGGCCATTGTGCGCCTGGATGCCAACCGCATCGATGCTGAAGCCATGATCACCAGTTGCGGCGGAAACACGCCGCGCTTGCACCAGAACTACGTGTTCTTGCTGGTTCCGGAAACCGTACAGATCAAGGGTGAAACCTGGAACGAAGATCGCACCAATAAAGCCCGCTACCGTATCGAGCGCCTGGAGGACCTCACCCGCACGGTGCTGGCCATGCGCCGCCTCGATCACAAGCCGGAAGATTTCGGCATGACGGCCGCCAAGCTGGTGGAGAGCGGGTTCAAGAGCAAGCTCCGCGAGCGTGAGCTGGCGTTGCAGACGGCAGTCTCCCAGGCTTATGAAGCGATCTACTTCCCGGGGGCTTCTGGTGCCACCACCAAGAAGATGATCAAGCAGGCGGGTGGCGAAGGCGGACAGTCGGTGGATGCCGAAATTCTCCGTGTACTCTCCGGCGAGGGTGAGATGGTGACCATGGAAAAGGCCACCACCAGCGAAATGCTGATTTTGCTGGGGCAGATGTTCTTCCACCTCAGCCAGACGCCATCAATCGAGCAGATTCGCAGCCAGCTTGCCCAGAATCGCCGCTGGCCGATCCTCGAGCAGAAGAATGTTCTCGATACACTGCTGCGTGCTGGCGTCGAGCGTGGCCAGTGGTGCCTGTACCGCTTCACCTCTGCCGAGGATCAGAAGCCTGCTGAGTTCTACAGCCGAGATACCGGTGCGTTGCCGATGGATCTCAACCTCTCGCAGGCTGGATGGAAGCTGGTCAGCGTACAGGGTGCGTTGCAGCGTGGTTGGAATCCACAAGCTGAGCCCGCTCCCGAACAAGTCGAGCAGTGGGTTGCGCAGGCGATGCAGCTCAAGCCGCATACCAAGGTTGCTGATGTGCTGGCAGCAGTGAAGCAGCAGCATGGTGAGATCAAGGACTCGACCATCCTGACGGCAATCGACAACGCGGTACAGAAAGCCAAGGTCTACACCTACACGCCTACCGAGAGCAACGACCCGGTGCCGGCCGGCGAGGGAACCGCTCCAGATCTGGTCTATGGCTCCAATGCCTATTTCCACAAGACCAGTGTCAACGACATCCTCATCACTCCAGCGGAGGCCTCTGAATACGGCTGGGTCGAGCCTGAGGACACTCGTTTTACGGCGCAGGGAAAACAGCTGGCCGAGGTCCTGCACGCAAATCTGCGTAAGCTCGGGTCGCTGTATGCCAAAGGCGCGAATACCCGCATCGATTTGCTCCGCATGAGTGGCTTGGAGCTGCCTGAAGGCGGGAAAATCAATATCGACCTGGTCAAGGTTTCTCCCAAAGAGATGAAGCTGCTGGCCGAACTGTTCGAGGTACTGGGCGACCTCACCAAGCAGGGAAGCGAGACCCAGGCACAGATCGACATCCATCAGGTTCCGGAGTCCTGTGCCTTCTTTGATCTGGTAAAGCACACAAATGAGTAA